Genomic segment of Salvia hispanica cultivar TCC Black 2014 chromosome 2, UniMelb_Shisp_WGS_1.0, whole genome shotgun sequence:
TGGGAAGAATGTGTGGAGGAGCTATGTGAAGATGTTGATCGACATATAAGTTGGGACGGCATCCACATGACTCAACAAAGCTACAAGCACATGGCCGCATGGTTGATACCGCTCTTTTTTAATAACTCACCTGCTTTTGATCATTTatcactttctttttctatttcttgcttttttatcattcattttatttttcgactccaattttttgtgatacttaattaaatttattaccttttatttttggatattttttgtGCATTAGTCTTGTTTCTGTCTCTGCTCTTCTATTTACTTTCTCCATGCTCCCAAAcaattataactaaataaagaAACATATTCAAAACTATTATGTATTGGTGTCGATGGAATTCTAGTTCTATAGGCTCCTATAGTAAATCTAAGTGATATTTTTCAGATAATGACACACCAAAAAATTTGGTGATCTTAGATTGATagtattatcatttttgtagTCCCATGCAAATTTCAGTTAATTTtacttaacaaaaaaataattttatattaaaatgcaattacattatttactaattaattttacctaaaattttaaagggACGGTTGTGAATTAGATCACTAAGTTTGGTCCAATTTCGGTTTGTCCCATTACTTTcatattggaatattaaatcGTGACGCTTCAAACTTTATGAATTATCCACCCATGCACAAATCCATgtctttttttgttgttgcaaactacaatattatttcaataaaattagaagTGAAATGTTGAATATGAGTATACTACTGACTCATCAACAGAGGAATGGAGCCATGGATCTGAGACAGAGAGTGGTGATGCACAATTTCTATCTCAACAAAATGCACCTCTAGCTAGAAGGGTTTTTAGTTAATTAGATTTGTAGTAGATGATCATAGAGTTTATTTTCCTTAACTGCATATGTTCAATTTATAGTCCACATAATTTGATTCATATGTATTTACTTTAGAAAGGAGAAATCCATAACAATTTTGTTGTTGGCCAATGTACATAAAGATTCAACATTTATGATATCAATTGTTTCCTTGAAGAAGTTCACTTTGTTAGTCTTGTTACAGTTAATTAGGCACTATTAGTTGAAATTGTAACCAACTAACAATCACTATAGTCCACAGAATTTCAATTCTTTACAATGTAAATTTGAGGCTAATTAATTTCGATCtgattaattttagttaattcCACTATTTAACCATCAGCTCTCTTTGAAAATGGCAGCATGATGCAAGAAAATCCCATTAGACAGAATAATGTAACCAAGACATTACTAATAAAAACTAACATAATCAAAAGCATAGGTCAAGTTAGTTCAAGCACAAATTGGACAAGACTAAAAAGGGAGGTGATCGAccccggcggcggcggcggtgatTGAGCTGGATGCGGCGGTGCTGCTCCGCTCGGCGTGGCAGAGCTGGCGGAGCTTGGTGGGGACGTACCAAATGGAGAGGCGGGGATGGGCGTTGAAGATCGCGTCAATGTCCCATCCCTGCCTAGATGCAACCGTAACCAACGGCTTGTAACACGCTTGCCTCCACGCGCCCACGTTCTCCCCGCGCTCCTTGAACGCGCGTCGTAGCGCGTTCGACGTCTCCTCATCGAGGCAGTGCAGCGCATAGCAGTGGACGTAGTGCCGCATCTTCGGCTTGTTGATGTAGTTGGCTCCCGCCTTCTTCGCGTACCGGAACACTTGGTTCGTCACCTATGTAGGTCACATTAACTATATTAATCAAcaattcctaaaatcttgtgccgactaagaaatgtgtcatcttatcCAAGACAGAGAGAATATCAAATAGCTCAATTTAAACAACACCAAAATTAGGACTTACAATTACATGAGATAGTTTGCTTCTTGTAGCCACATGCTCTAGTATCTTATATCATCATTAAtatgttctattttttttttataatgctACATACTATCTATGTCCCtgtctcattcaagatgtccaAATTTTTGAATAGCGTAAGATTTTAGATGGAGTTGTTGAATATGATAAAGTAGAGTGAAAAAGGtgatataataatttaataaagagataaaaaagattaatttatttccaaatacgAAAGTGAACATCTTGGGTTAAACAAAcctaaaagaaaatatggatATTGAGCATGAGAGATAGTTAGTACAGATCTTTTAACATTAAAACTTAAGTagtttatcataattaatatttaaaaccacaaattgataaaattatactttgTATGTTTTCAATTTCGACAGTATACCCCTAGAAACGTGCATGCATTTGTTTGTACATATAGACATAGTCTCGTAGATATAGTGCACCAAGCATGACATGTTTTTTTCTCGTACTAAAATGACAGCaggtatattaattttgtccTACGTCAGTGAAATCATAGTCAGCTGAGGagcaacaaacaaacaaaaagattCCAGCCTCCCTGGATTTGACAACTAAACAGAGAAAAAAGATCACAAGTGAGAGGGAGAGTTTTGAAGCAATGAAAGATTATGATTTTGTTTGGACCAAGAAAAACAGGTGTCacttatttgttttatgtggAATGATGTGCATTGATTATTGTTTGGGCccctcttttatttttgatgcAGAGAGGCCCAGCAGCAGTTCCGTACGCAAGCTGTCGAGTTCTCATCTCGACACCTGCTTCTGCAGCCCAACTCTCTCAATACttccaaaatttatttctcttctttccttctcactccatattcctttttattcccaatatattatacattttccaCCATCCTAATATTCTTTCATACTATTTCGTTTATTATATAGTGCAAAATTGCATAAGCATGAAATTTCATACTACTATTTCTCACGTGTCCCATTAATTTAGATTGGAGGGAAATTATGTACTTAGATTATTTTGAAGCCaaaaaactttaatttaatcagtggcttgatatataaatttataagaaaatcatAGATTTCAATCGTACATAATTCCccaacaaatcaaatcaattatattaaacaagtgaaaatgttaaaattattactccattcgtcccaaCTAGctagagtcatttccattttttgacaaaaaataaagcattCAACCAACTTGATTACATCAcctacttttactttttttattcctctttttttcaacacaattcCTTATTCTGCTTACCTAAAAATTTTTACTCACTTAGTtgagacggagagaatatataattaactttttattaaaattgcgGGATTGACCAAAATCTTACCAAACTTGCTCGTCTTCGTCAATTTGAAAACCAAAACTATTTGATACTCCCCCTAGCCTTAGTACCTTATAGATATACTATTTGAAACTAGCCTTGGTAGAAAGGTGAATAAAGCCGTATGTATAGTCAATAAAAGAAACGACAGTGATAACAGTCTATTAACTCACATGTCTTGAAATAGAATATAGTTTGTGATAAATAGTTAGATATATGCAATGAAGGATAgcatttgaatttgaattaaaagGAAGTTGGTAATAGTTACCTTGGTGGGAcatttttctcctctctcctTGGCTATGTTTTGGACTTGGATCAAGAAATCGCGGCATTGCTCATACAAATGGAATAGATAATCGAGGCCGTTCTTCTTCCCACGCGCCACCTCGCCCGGCTCCGTCACGATAAACGGGTGCTCCCTCTGCCTCTCATTCCCCCCGCCCTCCTCCgtctcctcctcgtcctcgtcctccTCCTCATCCTCCTCCATCGACGCCATCCTCGACCTCCCCTTGCAACTCTTCCTCCGCCTCTGCTTCCTCCCGTTCGCCACCACCATCTCCCACACACCTCCCCCGCCACTCCCCGCCGCCTCCTTCTCCTGCTGCACCGGCTCCTCCGACAACCCTACACACAATTATTTCttccataattaattcatctatataaactaaaatataaggACATTTGAGACAGCACGCACAGGAAttatgcataattggtaaagttaaatagaaattattattagtgtttaatggtAAACCCTAATGGTACATATGAGTAatgattttgagaaaaaatttcataaataaaaatgagataattttatgaaattgacGAAAAAGAAAGATGTTTTTATATCTGTGgaaagtaaaattattatttttttatagataaataaatttaaatttaaagactCGAACTCTCCCACCAGCAACACTTATTCTTACTCTCCCACCAGCAACACACAAGCACATTATCTTATTCTTATTTCATGCTCATGCaacataaaatcaatttcTTGGAAATTACTaagaatttttcaaaatcaatgcctaaaattaataagagTAACCGATATTTTTTTCTGCGCCCGCTCGATAAAAAAGAGTTAGTAGAAACTAACCTTCTTGCGAAAGTGCGTCGAGAGCGTGCGACGCGTCGCCCGAGAGGAGGTGGCGGCGGCGCGCGTCCTCCTCTTCGAGGCGGCGGCGCTCGGCCCTGACAGCGGCGCGGATGCCGTACCTCTCCCCGACGAGCAAGTCCCACCGGAAAATCTGGCAGAGGCTGTTCATCATCTCATCAAGCTCCTCATCCCTCATGTCCACAAGCGTGTTCACCGTGAAACCCAGCTCGGCTATCTTAGCCGCCG
This window contains:
- the LOC125203125 gene encoding floricaula protein-like, which gives rise to MDPDAFSASLFKWDPRAGLAPPNRLLEAVVPPPMRPRELGGLEELFQAYGIRYFTAAKIAELGFTVNTLVDMRDEELDEMMNSLCQIFRWDLLVGERYGIRAAVRAERRRLEEEDARRRHLLSGDASHALDALSQEGLSEEPVQQEKEAAGSGGGGVWEMVVANGRKQRRRKSCKGRSRMASMEEDEEEDEDEEETEEGGGNERQREHPFIVTEPGEVARGKKNGLDYLFHLYEQCRDFLIQVQNIAKERGEKCPTKVTNQVFRYAKKAGANYINKPKMRHYVHCYALHCLDEETSNALRRAFKERGENVGAWRQACYKPLVTVASRQGWDIDAIFNAHPRLSIWYVPTKLRQLCHAERSSTAASSSITAAAAGVDHLPF